A single window of Cottoperca gobio chromosome 9, fCotGob3.1, whole genome shotgun sequence DNA harbors:
- the LOC115013850 gene encoding E3 ubiquitin-protein ligase znrf3-like, which produces MMILPRRGSDRVPDSVVLVIFVVAASLGTVFAKDTAFVEVVLFESSPNGDYTTYTTGLQGRFSKAGATISAEGEIVQGGSMTTQNSPQSQTPGFPSQLPDFSSSTP; this is translated from the exons ATGATGATTTTACCACGGAGAGGCTCAGATCGTGTACCCGACTCGGTGGTCCTGGTGATCTTCGTGGTTGCCGCTTCTCTTGGTACGGTTTTCGCCAAGGATACTGCATTTGTGGAAGTGGTTCTGTTCGAGTCCAGTCCCAATGGAGATTATACTACGTACACGACTGGTTTGCAAGGACGGTTCTCCAAAGCAGGAGCCACTATCAGCGCGGAGGGGGAGATCGTTCAA GGAGGAAGCATGACAACGCAGAACTCGCCACAGAGCCAAACCCCAGGCTTCCCAAGCCAGCTCCCTGATTTCTCCAGTTCAACTCCGTAA